Part of the Falsibacillus pallidus genome, TCGTGCATCTGGACGTACAAATAAGCTTCTCTTCCTCGTCCACAATTTTTATTTCCCATACCATCGTACTTTTGCCTCGATGAACAGCTTCAGCAATGGCAGTGACAACACCGTCTTTCTTTGCACGGATGTGATTGGCGTTGATTTCAAGCCCAAAGCAAATTTCTTTTTCCAAATCAATCAGTTCAACGGCTCCAACGCTTGCAACCGTTTCTGC contains:
- a CDS encoding PaaI family thioesterase, coding for MKYENTLIGTLGMEFVEIGKGKVVATMPVDERTRQPFGYLHGGASVALAETVASVGAVELIDLEKEICFGLEINANHIRAKKDGVVTAIAEAVHRGKSTMVWEIKIVDEEEKLICTSRCTMAVVPKK